A region from the Tahibacter amnicola genome encodes:
- a CDS encoding NAD(P)/FAD-dependent oxidoreductase, with protein MTQETTSYYRATATAYGGFAPIEGRHEKRVVIVGGGYAGLNTALGLAERGMDGVCVLERETVGFGASGRNGGFVFAGYSLGEHSLVRTLGAERAKALFLSTVGGVQLIRSRVAKYKIPCAAVDEGVIWANWFRDPAVLRDRQRFLAERFGVQWEWLPRQTLRELLRTDRYSEGVWERNALHLHPLNYAIGIAQAAAGQGVAVHEHSGVRSIERSGNGWLVRTELAQIQAEHVVLSCGGYLAGLDRRIDRSILPIATYVMVTEPLGVRLREAINTRAAIYDTRFAFDYYRPLPDSRLLWGGRISVLDRSPEQVRDVLLRDLHKVFPQLDGVRVDFAWSGLMSYARHQMPQIGQKDKGLWYAQAFGGHGVAPTTVAGELLAAAIAKDDTAWQAFAPFGLVSSFRPMGFLGAQANYWWYQAKDWYKAWREG; from the coding sequence ATGACGCAGGAAACGACGAGCTACTATCGTGCGACGGCCACCGCCTATGGCGGATTTGCGCCAATCGAGGGGCGGCACGAGAAACGCGTCGTCATCGTCGGGGGAGGGTACGCCGGCCTCAATACTGCGCTCGGCCTGGCCGAACGTGGCATGGACGGCGTGTGCGTGCTCGAACGTGAAACGGTGGGATTTGGCGCCTCGGGCCGCAACGGCGGTTTCGTCTTTGCCGGCTATTCGCTGGGTGAGCACTCGCTCGTGCGCACCCTCGGCGCCGAGCGCGCCAAGGCGCTATTCCTGAGCACGGTCGGCGGCGTGCAGCTGATCCGCTCCCGCGTGGCCAAGTACAAGATTCCCTGCGCTGCGGTCGACGAAGGCGTGATCTGGGCGAACTGGTTCCGTGATCCGGCCGTGCTACGCGACCGGCAGCGATTCCTGGCCGAACGCTTCGGCGTGCAATGGGAGTGGCTGCCCCGCCAGACCTTGCGCGAACTGCTGCGTACCGACCGCTATTCGGAAGGGGTGTGGGAGCGCAACGCCCTGCACCTGCACCCGCTCAATTACGCCATCGGCATTGCCCAGGCTGCGGCCGGCCAGGGCGTAGCGGTTCACGAACACAGCGGCGTGCGCTCGATCGAACGCTCAGGCAACGGCTGGCTGGTGCGGACGGAACTGGCCCAGATCCAGGCCGAGCACGTCGTCCTGAGCTGCGGCGGTTACCTGGCTGGCCTGGACCGTCGTATCGACCGTTCCATCCTGCCGATCGCCACCTACGTCATGGTGACCGAACCCCTTGGCGTGCGCTTGCGCGAGGCCATCAATACGCGCGCCGCCATCTACGACACGCGCTTTGCCTTCGACTACTACCGCCCCTTGCCCGATTCTCGCCTGCTCTGGGGTGGGCGCATTTCCGTGCTTGACCGGTCGCCCGAGCAGGTTCGCGACGTGCTGCTGCGCGACCTGCACAAGGTCTTCCCGCAGCTCGACGGCGTGCGGGTGGATTTCGCCTGGTCGGGTCTGATGAGTTACGCCCGCCACCAGATGCCGCAGATTGGCCAGAAGGACAAGGGGCTGTGGTATGCGCAGGCGTTTGGCGGGCACGGCGTCGCGCCGACCACCGTCGCCGGCGAACTGCTGGCCGCCGCCATCGCCAAGGACGACACCGCCTGGCAGGCGTTCGCTCCGTTCGGCCTGGTATCTAGCTTCCGTCCGATGGGTTTCCTCGGGGCGCAGGCGAATTACTGGTGGTACCAGGCAAAGGATTGGTACAAGGCCTGGCGCGAGGGCTGA
- a CDS encoding aminotransferase class V-fold PLP-dependent enzyme, whose translation MDLSYILNHLGEEDRGKHRGAVSPPIYQSSIFAFDTVAAMREGFRDELDRTVYTRGNNPTVEILRKKVAALEGAEDALLFGSGAAAIAAGVVAVVAQGDHIVCVQKPYSWTRTLLRELLAKFGVTHTFVDATDTTAVEAAITPSTRLIVLESPNTMTFEQQDLAAVAALARARGIRTLLDNSYATPLHQQPIALGIDLVAHSATKYLNGHSDVVAGVLCGSKGLIRDVFKGPYMTLGAMMSPHDAWLMIRGLRTLPVRMRQIAETTARVIAFLQAHPVVERLWYPHAPHDPQFTLTQRQLQGASGLFSFTIRTDTTAGVERFCNALTRCLMTVSWGGYESLLFPVAAVYPPDTPVAAHRADRVPVNLVRLSVGLEEADVLIADLAQALDRV comes from the coding sequence ATGGACCTGAGCTACATCCTCAATCACCTGGGCGAAGAAGACCGCGGCAAACATCGCGGCGCCGTTTCTCCGCCAATCTACCAGAGTTCCATTTTTGCCTTTGATACCGTCGCTGCGATGCGCGAGGGTTTCCGGGACGAACTGGATCGCACGGTCTACACGCGCGGCAATAATCCGACGGTTGAAATCCTGCGCAAGAAGGTCGCAGCGCTGGAAGGAGCGGAAGACGCGCTGCTGTTCGGTTCGGGTGCAGCGGCGATCGCCGCTGGCGTCGTGGCGGTGGTTGCACAGGGCGATCACATCGTTTGCGTGCAGAAACCCTATTCCTGGACGCGGACTCTGCTGCGCGAGCTGCTGGCGAAGTTCGGTGTCACCCACACGTTTGTCGATGCGACGGACACAACGGCGGTCGAAGCGGCGATCACGCCGTCGACGCGCCTGATCGTGCTGGAGAGCCCGAACACCATGACGTTCGAGCAACAGGATTTGGCTGCGGTCGCCGCGCTGGCGCGCGCCCGGGGTATCCGTACGTTGCTCGATAACAGCTATGCCACGCCGCTGCACCAGCAGCCGATCGCTCTGGGCATCGACCTGGTCGCCCATTCGGCGACGAAATACCTCAACGGCCACAGTGATGTCGTCGCCGGGGTGCTTTGCGGCAGCAAGGGCTTGATCCGCGATGTCTTCAAGGGCCCGTACATGACACTGGGCGCGATGATGTCGCCGCACGATGCATGGCTCATGATCCGCGGTCTGCGGACCCTGCCGGTGCGCATGCGCCAGATCGCCGAAACGACAGCCCGGGTCATCGCGTTCCTGCAGGCGCATCCCGTGGTGGAACGGCTGTGGTATCCGCATGCCCCGCACGATCCCCAGTTCACGTTGACGCAGCGCCAGCTGCAGGGGGCCAGCGGCCTGTTCTCATTCACGATCCGCACCGATACCACGGCGGGGGTCGAGCGGTTCTGCAACGCGCTCACGCGTTGTCTGATGACGGTGTCCTGGGGCGGCTACGAGTCGCTCCTGTTTCCCGTTGCGGCGGTCTACCCGCCGGACACGCCGGTGGCCGCGCATCGTGCGGATCGCGTACCGGTGAATCTGGTGCGGCTTTCCGTCGGCCTGGAAGAGGCGGACGTGCTGATCGCCGATCTCGCGCAGGCCCTGGATCGCGTGTAG
- the galU gene encoding UTP--glucose-1-phosphate uridylyltransferase GalU codes for MSQRLRKVVFPVAGLGTRFLPATKVVAKEMLPVLDRPLIQYAVDEAVDAGADTLIFVTNRYKHAIADYFDKAYELETKLEQAGKKELLRVVQNVLPKNVRCVFVTQPEALGLGHAVLCAKAVVGDEPFGVILPDDLIWNSGASALRQMAELAAFENSGVIAVEEVPREQTNKYGIVDATPVSDRAALIRMMVEKPKPEEAPSNLAVVGRYVLPGRIFQLLESTKPGAGGEIQLTDAIDALLKQERVLAYRFEGERFDCGNKLGLVKATMHFALQDPALAAATRDFVASH; via the coding sequence ATGTCGCAACGCCTTCGCAAGGTCGTCTTCCCTGTCGCTGGCCTGGGCACGCGTTTCCTGCCGGCGACCAAGGTCGTGGCCAAGGAAATGCTGCCCGTGCTCGACCGTCCGCTGATCCAGTACGCCGTCGACGAGGCCGTCGACGCCGGCGCCGATACGCTGATCTTCGTGACCAACCGCTACAAGCATGCGATCGCGGACTACTTCGACAAGGCCTACGAGCTGGAGACGAAGCTGGAGCAGGCGGGCAAGAAGGAGCTGCTGCGCGTCGTCCAGAATGTGCTGCCCAAGAATGTGCGCTGCGTCTTCGTGACCCAGCCCGAAGCGTTGGGCCTGGGTCACGCGGTGCTGTGCGCCAAGGCAGTCGTGGGCGATGAGCCGTTCGGTGTGATTCTTCCCGACGACCTGATCTGGAACAGCGGCGCAAGCGCCCTGCGCCAGATGGCCGAGCTGGCTGCCTTCGAAAATTCCGGCGTCATTGCCGTGGAAGAAGTGCCGCGCGAGCAGACGAACAAGTACGGCATCGTCGATGCAACACCGGTCAGCGACCGCGCCGCGCTGATCAGGATGATGGTGGAAAAGCCCAAGCCCGAAGAGGCGCCGTCCAACCTGGCCGTCGTGGGCCGCTACGTGTTGCCGGGTCGCATCTTCCAGCTGCTGGAGAGCACCAAGCCCGGCGCCGGTGGCGAGATCCAGCTGACGGACGCGATCGACGCCCTGCTCAAGCAGGAACGCGTGCTGGCCTACCGTTTCGAGGGCGAGCGCTTTGACTGCGGCAACAAGCTGGGGCTGGTGAAGGCGACGATGCATTTTGCCCTGCAGGATCCGGCGCTGGCCGCGGCGACCCGCGATTTCGTCGCGTCACACTGA